One window from the genome of Cyclobacterium amurskyense encodes:
- the gldE gene encoding gliding motility-associated protein GldE translates to MDDPYPSLLLLTDVIAVSPVYLVGNAVLFIALLIVSALVSGSEVAFFSLNHEDIEEIRVASDTRSNKIITLIENPQKLLSTILILNNLINISIVTLTTFFTWSLFGSNATGIVIILFQTIGVTFSIVFIGEIVPKVYANAASVSFSKLTAGFLYFFYLVLGPLSYLLMTISDVIEKRIEKKGYSLSVNELHHALEITSVDTSNNERDILKGIVNFGTLSVKQVMRSRMDLTAVDVEMNFHELMDKINKSGYSRIPVYEGTIDQIKGILYIKDLLDHIEKDEYFNWKDLIRKGYFIPENKKLADLLKDFKNKRVHMAIVVDEYGGTSGLVTLEDLIEEIIGDINDEFDEIEEYLFKKIDDKTYIFEGKISLNDFCKKLDLDIQLFDEVKGESESLGGLLLELNSNLPKNGTVIKFDNFEFTIMAVDTRKIKKVKVVLDGPIDKNVPDQFD, encoded by the coding sequence ATGGACGACCCCTATCCGAGTTTGCTGCTCCTGACAGATGTCATAGCTGTATCACCGGTTTATTTGGTGGGTAATGCAGTATTATTTATTGCATTATTGATTGTTTCAGCTTTAGTTTCTGGCTCAGAAGTAGCGTTTTTTTCTTTGAACCATGAGGATATTGAAGAAATCAGGGTGGCTTCTGACACGAGGTCAAACAAGATCATTACCCTGATTGAAAACCCTCAAAAATTACTGAGTACGATACTGATTCTTAATAACCTTATTAATATCAGTATCGTTACCCTTACCACATTTTTCACATGGAGCCTATTTGGCAGTAATGCCACAGGTATAGTAATCATCCTTTTTCAAACAATAGGCGTTACCTTCTCTATTGTTTTTATTGGGGAGATTGTTCCCAAGGTATATGCCAATGCTGCTAGTGTTAGTTTCTCAAAACTTACCGCAGGATTTCTTTATTTTTTCTATTTGGTTTTAGGACCACTGTCCTATTTACTAATGACTATAAGTGACGTCATAGAAAAGCGTATCGAAAAAAAGGGGTATTCTTTATCGGTAAATGAACTGCACCATGCCTTAGAGATAACTTCCGTAGACACTAGTAATAACGAGCGGGATATTTTAAAAGGAATAGTAAATTTTGGCACCTTGTCTGTGAAACAGGTAATGCGCTCAAGAATGGACTTGACAGCGGTGGATGTGGAAATGAATTTTCATGAGTTGATGGACAAAATCAACAAGAGCGGCTACTCAAGAATACCTGTATATGAAGGAACCATAGATCAAATCAAGGGAATTCTATACATAAAAGACCTTTTGGATCATATTGAAAAGGACGAATATTTTAACTGGAAAGACCTAATCCGCAAAGGGTATTTTATTCCTGAAAACAAGAAATTGGCCGACCTGCTAAAGGACTTCAAGAACAAAAGGGTTCACATGGCCATTGTTGTAGATGAATATGGTGGTACTTCCGGCCTGGTTACTTTAGAAGACCTTATAGAAGAAATCATAGGAGACATCAACGATGAGTTCGACGAAATCGAAGAATACCTTTTCAAAAAGATAGATGATAAAACCTATATTTTTGAAGGTAAAATCTCATTGAATGATTTCTGCAAAAAGCTGGATTTGGACATCCAATTGTTTGATGAAGTCAAGGGTGAAAGTGAATCTCTGGGTGGATTATTATTGGAGTTAAACTCCAACCTTCCGAAAAACGGTACTGTAATCAAGTTCGATAATTTCGAGTTTACCATAATGGCAGTAGACACCAGAAAAATTAAGAAAGTAAAAGTAGTATTGGATGGACCAATAGATAAAAATGTCCCTGATCAGTTTGATTGA